The following coding sequences are from one Pseudophryne corroboree isolate aPseCor3 chromosome 3 unlocalized genomic scaffold, aPseCor3.hap2 SUPER_3_unloc_3, whole genome shotgun sequence window:
- the LOC134983971 gene encoding gastrula zinc finger protein XlCGF26.1-like, with amino-acid sequence MSSPEDGNLPGSDTEESCGDENPTDLDTEWSYEGGSPTASNGESSEEGNPREAATKDTSVTKQRKRTADKARPGTERGYACPDCDVRFPSNSDLVRHKQSHRAGGAYKCSHCGKCFDSKTKLTRHERHHNRKIKCPECGRCFSGKAYLIRHQRSHTGEKPFQCSECKKCFPRKCSLIRHERSHTGEKPYSCAECGKQFTSSQTLVEHGRSHTGEKPFPCSECGKYFTSKKTLTRHHAYHTGRNLFSCSECGKTFNHRPNLDRHLRTHTGEKPFPCSECEERFSSRPQLLVHQAVHTGKTIICSECGKSFPSRSCLYAHRKTHTGEKPYSCSECGKCFSMTSNLIRHERTHTGEKPFECSECMKAFNCMSHLNRHKKTHTGEKPYSCPECGKCFTDNSTLQRHKLIHTGEKPVSCSECGKCFHDQIGLRQHQKTHIGHKPYLCLECGNYFANKFNLQLHQTLHTGEKPFPCSECGQSFRRNCFLKAHMKTHYGEEVE; translated from the coding sequence ATGTCTTCTCCTGAAGATGGAAATCTCCCAGGCTCTGATACAGAAGAGTCATGTGGAGATGAAAATCCCACAGATTTGGATACAGAATGGTCATACGAAGGTGGAAGTCCAACAGCATCAAATGGAGAGTCTTCTGAAGAAGGAAACCCCCGAGAGGCTGCTACCAAAGACACATCCGTAACTAAGCAGAGAAAGAGGACTGCTGATAAAGCAAGACCGGGCACAGAGAGAGGGTACGCGTGTCCTGACTGTGATGTAAGGTTTCCTAGCAACTCCGACCTTGTCAGACATAAGCAGAGTCACAGAGCCGGAGGTGCGTATAAGTGTAGTCACTGCGGGAAATGCTTTGATTCAAAAACAAAGTTGACCAGACATGAGCGACACCACAACAGAAAGATCAAATGTCCTGAATGTGGGAGATGTTTTTCCGGTAAGGCCTATCTAATAAGACATCAGAGATcccacacaggcgagaagccatttcaGTGCTCTGAATGCAAAAAGTGTTTTCCCAGGAAATGCTCTCTAATCCGGCATGAGAGAAGCCACACGGGCGAGAAGCCTTACTCATGTGCGGAATGTGGGAAACAGTTTACTAGTAGTCAGACATTGGTGGAGCATGgaagaagtcacaccggagagaagccatttccatgttctgagtgtgggaagtaTTTTACCAGCAAAAAAACCCTCACGAGACATCATGCATATCACACTGGGAGAAATctgttttcatgttctgagtgtggaaaaacaTTCAATCATAGACCAAACCTTGACAGACATTTAAGAacacatacaggtgagaagccgtttccatgctctgagtgtgaggaGCGATTTTCCAGCCGTCCTCAGCTTTTAGTGCATCAAGCAGTTCATACTGGTAAAACAATTATATGCTCAGAATGTGGGAAATCATTCCCTTCTCGGTCATGTCTGTATGCGCACAGAAAAactcacacaggcgagaagccatattcatgctctgaatgtgggaagTGCTTCAGTATGACATCAAATCTCATTCGGCATGAGAGGACTCACACTGGAGAGAAACCATTTGAGTGTTCGGAGTGCATGAAGGCTTTCAACTGTATGTCCCATCTTAACCGGCATAAAAAGACCCACACTGGTGAGAAACCGTactcatgtcctgagtgtgggaaatgttttacagacaaCTCAACTCTACAACGTCACAAAttaattcacacaggagagaaaccggtttcttgttctgagtgtggaaaatgcttCCACGATCAGATAGGTTTACGTCAGCACCAGAAAACGCACATAGGGCACAAACCTTACTTGTGTTTAGAGTGCGGGAATTATTTTGCCAATAAATTCAATCTTCAGTTACACCAAACACTTCACACGGGGGAAAAGCCgttcccatgttctgagtgtggtcaAAGTTTCCGACGGAATTGCTTTCTCAAGGCTCACATGAAGACTCACTATGGAGAAGAGGTTGAGTGA